One Campylobacter sp. RM16192 genomic region harbors:
- a CDS encoding GNAT family N-acetyltransferase, whose protein sequence is MQITKGYTSGCVGDIISLNAKYYAKRFDFGKVFETKIAKDIAEFVASLGRGKRELFTCLKDGALVGCIAVDESENAALLRWLMVDEKFQNQGIGRELLKEAIKFCDENFDEIYLYTNKELEIAVKMYEKFGFKLDYSFEPRRYEELNELEILRYIKKRRGNESVNQCER, encoded by the coding sequence GTGCAAATAACTAAAGGCTACACAAGCGGCTGCGTGGGCGATATAATCTCGCTTAATGCGAAATATTATGCAAAGAGATTTGATTTTGGCAAGGTTTTTGAAACAAAAATAGCTAAAGATATAGCCGAATTTGTAGCAAGTCTTGGAAGAGGCAAGCGAGAGCTATTTACTTGCCTAAAAGACGGCGCTTTGGTCGGTTGTATAGCCGTTGATGAGAGTGAAAACGCAGCTTTGCTTAGGTGGCTTATGGTTGATGAAAAATTTCAAAACCAAGGCATTGGAAGAGAGCTTTTAAAAGAGGCGATTAAATTTTGTGATGAAAATTTTGATGAAATTTATCTATATACAAACAAAGAGCTTGAGATAGCGGTTAAGATGTATGAAAAATTTGGCTTCAAGCTAGACTATAGCTTTGAGCCGAGGCGATATGAAGAGCTAAACGAACTTGAAATTTTAAGATATATCAAAAAGAGGAGAGGAAATGAGAGCGTTAATCAGTGTGAGCGATAA
- the purH gene encoding bifunctional phosphoribosylaminoimidazolecarboxamide formyltransferase/IMP cyclohydrolase — MRALISVSDKEGVVEFAKGLASLGFEILSTGGTHKLLVQSGINSLEVSEYTKSPEMFEGRVKTLHPKIHGGILHKRDDKNHVAQAEKNSIGGIDLVCVNLYPFKETTIRTDDFEEIIENIDIGGPAMVRSAAKNFKDVYIVTSPLDYEAVLENLKSGECAQEFRRALMIKAYEHTAAYDSMIANYMNERFNGGFGEMKFISASKVFDTRYGENPHQKGALYEFDYFFSNNFKALKGEASFNNMTDINAALMLASSFDEAPAVAIVKHANACGFAVKSSLLESYTEALKCDPISAYGGVVAINGTLDKALAEKINEIFVEVIIAANVDEEALGVFESKKRIKIFSQGNKFLTRANDKYDFKHVDGGFVFQESDEVKPSELENMKLQTTSEASKDELKDLEIAWKVAALTKSNCVVYVKNSAMVAIGMGMTSRVDAARAAVNKARDLGIDLNGCALASEAFFPFRDSIDIASEVGVKAIIEPGGSIRDDEVVQAANDHGMALYFTGVRHFLH; from the coding sequence ATGAGAGCGTTAATCAGTGTGAGCGATAAAGAAGGGGTTGTGGAGTTTGCCAAGGGGCTTGCTTCGCTTGGCTTTGAGATACTTTCAACGGGCGGGACGCATAAGTTGCTTGTGCAAAGCGGCATAAATTCGCTTGAAGTGAGCGAGTACACAAAGAGTCCAGAGATGTTTGAGGGTAGGGTAAAGACTCTTCATCCTAAAATTCACGGCGGAATTTTGCATAAAAGAGATGATAAAAACCACGTAGCGCAAGCCGAGAAAAACTCTATCGGAGGGATTGATCTTGTTTGTGTAAATTTGTATCCTTTTAAAGAGACTACTATACGCACCGATGATTTTGAGGAGATCATTGAAAATATCGATATAGGCGGACCTGCGATGGTGCGAAGTGCGGCTAAAAATTTTAAAGACGTATATATCGTAACTAGTCCGCTTGACTATGAAGCTGTGCTTGAAAATTTAAAAAGCGGCGAGTGCGCACAGGAGTTTAGACGCGCGCTAATGATAAAAGCGTATGAGCATACAGCGGCTTACGACTCGATGATAGCAAACTATATGAACGAGCGATTTAACGGTGGTTTTGGCGAGATGAAGTTTATCTCCGCTAGCAAGGTGTTTGACACTAGATATGGAGAAAACCCGCACCAAAAAGGCGCTTTGTATGAGTTTGATTATTTCTTTAGCAATAACTTTAAAGCATTAAAGGGCGAAGCAAGTTTTAATAATATGACTGATATAAACGCGGCTTTGATGCTTGCAAGTAGCTTTGATGAAGCACCTGCGGTAGCTATCGTCAAGCACGCAAACGCTTGCGGCTTTGCGGTGAAATCAAGCCTGCTTGAAAGCTACACCGAAGCGCTAAAATGCGATCCTATCTCGGCTTACGGCGGAGTTGTGGCGATAAACGGCACGCTTGATAAGGCTTTGGCTGAAAAGATAAATGAAATTTTTGTCGAAGTGATAATAGCTGCAAATGTCGATGAAGAAGCGCTTGGAGTGTTTGAGTCAAAAAAACGTATCAAAATTTTCTCTCAAGGCAATAAATTCTTAACAAGAGCAAACGACAAATACGATTTTAAGCATGTTGACGGCGGATTTGTCTTTCAAGAAAGCGACGAGGTTAAGCCTAGCGAGCTTGAAAATATGAAGCTACAAACAACGAGCGAGGCGAGCAAAGATGAGTTAAAAGACCTTGAGATAGCTTGGAAAGTGGCTGCACTTACTAAGAGCAACTGCGTGGTTTATGTGAAAAATTCAGCCATGGTAGCTATCGGTATGGGTATGACAAGTCGTGTGGATGCTGCAAGGGCTGCTGTAAATAAAGCTCGTGATCTAGGCATCGATCTAAACGGATGCGCGCTTGCCAGCGAGGCGTTTTTCCCGTTTAGAGATAGTATAGATATCGCTTCTGAAGTAGGCGTAAAAGCCATCATAGAGCCGGGCGGTAGTATCCGTGATGATGAGGTTGTGCAGGCTGCAAACGACCATGGAATGGCGCTATACTTTACCGGAGTTAGACACTTCTTGCATTAA